One Syntrophorhabdaceae bacterium genomic region harbors:
- the pal gene encoding peptidoglycan-associated lipoprotein Pal: MKFKLHLSLILVLLVLLVGLVLGGCGCFQQQMRGEKSPPTGPRATVTSPEAKAQMPVTAGSQPGAQGMAPASVVMLKDINFDFDKSNIREKDALILKDDTGWFKNNAGKKVRIEGNCDERGTVEYNLALGQRRADATKNFLMNLGINSRLLETVSYGKEKPICQEHDEACWARNRRAHFTPLQ; the protein is encoded by the coding sequence ATGAAATTCAAACTGCATCTTTCACTTATTCTTGTTCTATTGGTTCTTTTGGTTGGTCTTGTCCTCGGTGGTTGCGGATGCTTCCAGCAGCAAATGAGAGGAGAAAAATCTCCACCCACAGGCCCTCGGGCCACAGTCACATCCCCTGAGGCAAAGGCCCAAATGCCGGTGACAGCAGGTTCTCAGCCCGGTGCGCAGGGCATGGCACCCGCATCTGTTGTTATGCTGAAGGACATCAATTTTGATTTCGACAAGTCCAACATCAGAGAGAAAGACGCATTAATCCTTAAAGATGATACAGGCTGGTTCAAAAATAACGCTGGGAAGAAAGTCAGAATCGAGGGCAACTGCGACGAAAGAGGCACGGTTGAGTACAACCTGGCCTTGGGCCAGAGGCGGGCTGATGCCACAAAGAATTTCCTCATGAACCTGGGTATCAACTCAAGATTGCTCGAGACCGTAAGCTACGGCAAGGAGAAGCCGATCTGCCAGGAGCACGATGAAGCATGCTGGGCCAGGAACAGACGGGCACATTTTACGCCGCTTCAGTGA
- a CDS encoding MarR family transcriptional regulator — protein sequence MTDDVSSDIAISETMQSLRRIFKAIQDYSHEVYSKFGITGPQLWALKTIARKKSLPLGELSKEMYLDPSTVTGVIDRLEGKGYVVRDRDKTDRRVVNVRLTPAGESLVKKTPNPAQGKMVHGLGKLKEAELNIIYRSVRKLVEVMEAQDLKVTFFFDQESDVSQRKRTKPKKPKKGGIK from the coding sequence GTGACCGATGACGTTAGTTCAGACATAGCGATATCCGAGACGATGCAGTCCCTGCGCCGCATATTCAAAGCCATCCAGGATTATTCCCACGAGGTATACAGCAAGTTCGGAATAACGGGTCCTCAGCTGTGGGCATTAAAGACTATCGCTCGGAAGAAAAGCCTGCCCTTAGGCGAACTGAGCAAAGAGATGTACCTGGATCCGAGCACCGTCACCGGAGTGATCGATCGGCTGGAAGGCAAAGGCTATGTAGTGAGAGACAGGGATAAGACGGATCGCAGGGTTGTGAACGTTCGGCTGACCCCGGCAGGCGAATCGCTGGTGAAAAAGACCCCCAATCCCGCCCAGGGTAAGATGGTCCATGGTCTTGGAAAACTCAAAGAAGCAGAGCTGAACATCATCTATCGCTCTGTCCGGAAACTCGTAGAAGTCATGGAGGCCCAAGATCTAAAAGTGACCTTTTTTTTCGATCAGGAATCGGACGTGTCTCAAAGAAAGCGCACTAAACCGAAAAAGCCGAAGAAAGGAGGTATCAAATGA
- a CDS encoding FixH family protein encodes MKRTLFVLLAFIIMWPLLAYSGEYEVKGKAGGYTLEAKIDKNPPARGSNNLTIMMKDKASKPVTGAQVQVHYFMPSFPGKPPMMEYTATAQPVGDHYQAQMDLSMAGEWTVEIKVKHQRSLASTKFTFIVK; translated from the coding sequence ATGAAAAGAACGCTTTTCGTTCTTCTTGCATTCATAATAATGTGGCCGCTTCTGGCTTATTCGGGTGAGTATGAGGTAAAAGGAAAAGCAGGGGGGTATACTTTAGAGGCAAAAATTGATAAAAATCCGCCTGCAAGAGGGTCTAATAATCTTACAATAATGATGAAGGATAAGGCTTCGAAGCCCGTTACCGGGGCCCAAGTCCAGGTGCACTATTTTATGCCCTCGTTCCCTGGAAAGCCCCCAATGATGGAATATACTGCGACAGCACAGCCCGTCGGCGATCATTACCAAGCGCAGATGGATTTATCGATGGCAGGTGAATGGACCGTAGAGATTAAGGTAAAGCACCAGCGCAGTCTGGCAAGCACAAAGTTTACATTCATAGTCAAGTAG